The following is a genomic window from Hymenobacter sp. APR13.
GCAGGCCCAATCCCTGACGGGCGAATGGCAGGGCGTAGAAACTGACACCGGGGAGCCCGGGGCCGTGTGGCCGGCGGTGCTTCGGCTTCAGAAAAGCTCCGGCACCAATGTATTTGGGGTGCTGTATCAGGAAGTGGGCGGCGAGCCGGGCGTGTCGGCCACGTTTCAGATGGCCGGCACGCGCACGGCCGCCGGCCTGCGGCTGGAGCACGTGCGCAAGCTCACCGAAACCGGCCGCACACCATTCTCCTACTGGTGCGAAGGCTCTATCACCTTCACCTACGACCCGGCCCTGGAAAAGCTGACCGGCCGGGCCACCTACAACCCACTCAACGACTGCGACAAAGGCACCCTTACGTTTTATCGGGTCCGCTTGAAATCGGCGGCCACCGTGCCAGCCGGCGTCGAAACCACGTTGCGCGTATCGGGCCGCAACGTGCTATGGTACACCGACGCCAGTTTGAAACAGCCTGTAGCTACCGGCAACACATACCGCACCAAGCTTAGCAAAACCACCACTTTCTACCTGCGCCAAAGCTACTACCCCACCCGCCAGAGCACGGCCGTGCCCATCACCATCCGGGTGAGTGGCACGCCTCCCGCCGCCACCTCGGCCCCGACGCCGCCCACGCCAACCGCCCCTCCTGACACCACCCGCCTGGCCCCGCTGGTAGCCGATCGGCCAGTAGTGCTGCCCACGGTGCTGTTCCGGCTGGGCACAGCCGAGCTGCTGCCCGAAGCGCAGCCGGCCCTGCAGCAGCTGGCGGCCGAGCTCAAAGCCCGCCCCAGCTTGCGCCTGCGCGTAGCCGGCCACACCGACCGCATAGGGGAGCCTCAGAAAAACCAGATCCTGAGTGAGCAGCGGGCCGAGGCCGTGAAGCAGCGCCTAGTACAGCTGGGAGTAAACGAAGCCCGCATCAGTACCATCGGCTACGGCGACGCCCGCCCCCTGCACCCCTCACCCGACGCCCGCAACCGCCGCGTAGAAGTATCAGCCGAGACAGAGTGACGCTGCTGAGCGCAAGAACGGCAGCTGGGTATGGCCAGCTTAGAAAGGAAAAGTGGCCGCCTCTGAGCTCAGGGGCGGCCACTTATCATTCAGGAAGACTCCTGACGAAGGCGCTTTATTTAGCTGGCACTGGCTGAGCGGCCGGCTGACGGCGCTCCTCTTCCTTCTGGTAGAAAGCCAGCTCCTGCTGGTAGGGAGCGTAGTTCCAGTCGGGACGGGCGGTGGCGGCGGTGCGGGCGGCCGTGGTGAGGGCCGTCAGCTGCTCCGGGGTTAGCACCGAGGCAGTGGAGTCGGCCAGCAGGGCCTGATGGCGCTGCTCCAGCAGGGCTTCGAGGGCCTGAATTTCGGGGCCGCCTTTGCCTTTGAAGGTTTCGGGGGCCGTGCGTTTGCGCTGGACACTCTGCCCGCGGTAGCTGAACAGCGTAACGCCCCGGCCCAGTGCTGGCGTGGCGGCAACTCCTTCGGCTTTAGGGGCAGCGGCTTTCGCCTTTTTCTGGCGGGCGGCCAGCGTAGCCACCGAAACCGCAGCCCGGGTTCCGCCCATGATCAGTCCGATCTGGGCTTGCGCCTGCTGAATAGTGAGCACTGCCACAAGGGTAAAGATGTACTTCATAATAAAAGGTAAAAAGTAACAGAAGAAGGGCGCAAGCTACAGAAGAATTTGCCACCGCATGCCCCTACCCGCCCGCCTTAACACGGCGAATCCATCCGTGCCGAAACAGCAACTCATTAGCGGCCGCTGACCCATTTCAACTAAAATGTAGGTATAGCGTCGGCAACGGTTGTTTCCTGCATTTTCTGGTTGTTGGCTGCCTGATTATGCATTTGTACACGGACGTATCCCGTGTGGGGCTGCTCGGCGAGCGGCCAGTTGTCAACTCTTTCGTTCATATCTCTTCCAACGACCCACTTTAAAACGCCGGCTTCTGCTTCCGCAGCTACTCCAGAAGCGTGCAGGCCATTCTGGCCCTGCTGCACCCAGTCACAGGCGAGGGCGACAACTCCAGAAGCCTTTCACCCGCTACTCAGTGGTTTCGCAGCAAGAGACTTACCCGCCCCAAGCCGTAGCAGCAGCACTCTGCCCTATTCATCGGCGGTGGCGTAGCGCGCATGCATACAGGCCACGAGGGCAGAATTCGCCAAATCATGCGGATTAATGTCTACACAGAGCTTCATTATTTTTCGGAAGCGCCACATTCATTTCCGCTTTTTTCATCTCTGGTTCACACCTACGCCGGAGCAAATAGTCAGTTCCCGGAATAAGGTCTTTCCGTAGCCCTGAACGCCGGATCACTTTCAGCTGACATCCTGTTGGCAAGCGGGCTGTACAGGTAGCAGAAACCCAACAAAAATATGATGCTTGCATAACAAATTATCGGGCAGGCCGTAGTATCTTTGCAGCCATCAAGCTGATCTGCATCTACATACACTCTTTTGTTATGAACAAGCGCAACGCCGCCCTTTCTTCGCTGCTGGTACTCGGAAGCCTTAGCTCGCTGAGCTATCTGGCCGCGCAGGTTCTGGATCTGAACCTGTTTTTTGACCTCCGCGATGAGGAGGAGC
Proteins encoded in this region:
- a CDS encoding OmpA family protein; translated protein: MKRSFWLVVLALLSLAPTQAQSLTGEWQGVETDTGEPGAVWPAVLRLQKSSGTNVFGVLYQEVGGEPGVSATFQMAGTRTAAGLRLEHVRKLTETGRTPFSYWCEGSITFTYDPALEKLTGRATYNPLNDCDKGTLTFYRVRLKSAATVPAGVETTLRVSGRNVLWYTDASLKQPVATGNTYRTKLSKTTTFYLRQSYYPTRQSTAVPITIRVSGTPPAATSAPTPPTPTAPPDTTRLAPLVADRPVVLPTVLFRLGTAELLPEAQPALQQLAAELKARPSLRLRVAGHTDRIGEPQKNQILSEQRAEAVKQRLVQLGVNEARISTIGYGDARPLHPSPDARNRRVEVSAETE